One window from the genome of Synechococcus sp. PROS-7-1 encodes:
- a CDS encoding PepSY domain-containing protein, giving the protein MRWMAQIRRWHRWIAPFVLLPLLTSVLSGLTYRLARDWGGLSRDQAHWLMSLHEGEWLGPELEPVVVLLNALGLIWMLATGGAMLIQSWTSAFKKRSNEGESAG; this is encoded by the coding sequence ATGCGTTGGATGGCGCAGATCAGGCGCTGGCATCGATGGATTGCTCCGTTCGTTTTGCTGCCACTGCTCACGTCCGTGCTCAGTGGTCTGACGTATCGACTCGCCCGAGATTGGGGAGGGTTGAGTCGTGATCAGGCTCACTGGCTGATGAGCCTGCACGAGGGCGAATGGCTGGGGCCTGAACTCGAACCTGTTGTGGTTTTGCTCAACGCCCTGGGATTGATTTGGATGTTGGCCACCGGTGGGGCCATGCTGATTCAGAGCTGGACTTCCGCTTTCAAAAAACGCTCTAACGAGGGTGAGTCGGCAGGGTAA
- a CDS encoding type IV pilus twitching motility protein PilT, with amino-acid sequence MNQPIFPPGFPPQPVAAPTHSPSFSESASLKPAATPSPKGSPSLEDIVRMAHDKGHSDVHLGVGEIPRFRARGEMLQTEWPVTDPSTFHRWLREILTPQQIDLFQQTKEFDGSHAFPFVRVRINLLDSLLGPAMVLRLIPQTILTLEDLKLPEVLRELSSRPKGLVLVTGPTGSGKSTTLAAMIDWINRNQTRHILTIEDPVEFVHQSQRSLIRHREVGLHTLQFHNALRAALREDPDVILVGEIRDRETLSTALEASQTGHLVFGTLHTNSAVKTVERVLGLFAPEDQESVRRSLSESLLGVIAQGLIRTNDGKRAAYHDILINTEACKDYIQRGALDEVEEIMERSGFDGMVTSNQSLLELVATERIQPQDAIAVSLKPNELSQAIRGRST; translated from the coding sequence ATGAATCAACCGATCTTCCCCCCGGGTTTTCCGCCCCAACCTGTTGCGGCCCCCACCCATAGCCCCTCCTTTTCGGAGTCAGCCTCGCTGAAGCCTGCAGCGACCCCATCACCCAAAGGATCACCAAGCCTTGAGGACATCGTGCGGATGGCCCATGACAAAGGCCACTCCGACGTGCACCTCGGCGTGGGAGAAATCCCGCGCTTCCGCGCCCGCGGAGAGATGCTGCAAACAGAGTGGCCGGTCACAGATCCGAGCACGTTTCATCGCTGGCTCAGGGAAATCCTTACGCCCCAGCAGATTGATCTCTTTCAGCAGACGAAGGAATTCGACGGCTCCCATGCGTTCCCATTTGTCAGGGTTCGGATCAACCTCCTGGATTCGCTGTTGGGACCCGCCATGGTTCTGCGGCTCATTCCTCAGACCATCCTCACGCTTGAAGACCTGAAACTTCCCGAGGTGCTGCGGGAACTCTCATCACGCCCCAAGGGACTGGTGTTAGTGACCGGACCAACTGGATCAGGCAAAAGCACCACCCTTGCGGCAATGATTGACTGGATCAACCGCAATCAAACACGTCATATCCTCACGATTGAGGACCCTGTGGAGTTTGTTCATCAGAGTCAGCGCTCTCTGATCAGGCACCGGGAAGTGGGGCTGCACACATTGCAGTTTCACAACGCTCTGAGAGCAGCCTTACGAGAGGATCCAGACGTGATCTTGGTGGGTGAGATCCGTGATCGCGAAACGTTGAGCACGGCTCTCGAAGCATCACAAACGGGCCATCTTGTGTTCGGGACGCTCCACACCAATTCGGCAGTGAAAACGGTCGAACGCGTCCTGGGGCTCTTCGCCCCTGAGGATCAAGAGAGCGTTCGCCGCTCGCTATCGGAATCCCTTCTGGGTGTGATTGCCCAGGGATTGATCCGAACCAACGATGGCAAGCGGGCTGCGTATCACGACATCCTGATCAATACGGAGGCCTGCAAGGACTACATCCAGCGCGGGGCCCTCGACGAGGTGGAGGAAATCATGGAGCGCAGCGGCTTCGATGGCATGGTGACCAGCAATCAATCCTTACTGGAACTGGTCGCAACCGAACGAATTCAACCCCAGGACGCGATTGCCGTCAGCCTTAAACCGAACGAGCTGTCGCAAGCCATCCGCGGGAGGAGCACATGA
- the rplS gene encoding 50S ribosomal protein L19, with amino-acid sequence MAADPNDTSVKESATAATDGAVENGGTATAESATKSSPTVNTVRLKPADLIREFETAQLKNDLPEIYVGDTVRVGVRISEGNKERVQPYEGVVIAKRHGGLNQTITVRRIFQGIGVERVFMLHSPQVASVKVERRGKVRRAKLFYLRERVGKATRVKQRFDR; translated from the coding sequence ATGGCAGCGGATCCAAACGACACTTCTGTAAAGGAGAGCGCGACAGCGGCGACGGATGGCGCTGTGGAGAACGGTGGCACTGCGACTGCGGAGTCGGCAACCAAGTCATCGCCCACGGTGAACACGGTTCGCCTGAAGCCGGCGGATCTGATCCGGGAATTCGAGACAGCTCAGCTGAAAAACGATCTTCCAGAGATTTACGTTGGCGACACCGTCCGCGTTGGTGTGCGCATCAGCGAAGGGAATAAGGAACGTGTTCAGCCCTACGAGGGCGTGGTCATTGCCAAGCGCCACGGCGGCCTGAATCAAACCATCACCGTGCGCCGGATCTTCCAAGGAATTGGCGTCGAGCGCGTATTCATGCTGCACAGTCCGCAAGTGGCCTCCGTCAAGGTTGAACGTCGCGGTAAAGTAAGAAGGGCGAAGCTTTTCTATCTGCGGGAACGGGTGGGCAAGGCCACCCGCGTGAAGCAGCGCTTCGATCGCTGA
- a CDS encoding sodium:proton antiporter gives MTPERLGLLWGITVFAGAGARLLAALSGLPGVVLLLLSGLLIGRSGLGLVEPLDLGIGLETTVGLLVSLVLFDGGLNLRLPGDTIKATVLRISLLRLLLSLGAGVLAAHWLAGLGWSVAAVYSAIVLGTGPTVVTPIVQQIRLASPLGDVLEAEGLVLEPVGAVLALLLLELLLGDLHGWRELAIGLMSRLGGGVLIGLAVGWLLSEVLRRLPSEHSVGLRLQLTLGVLFLMFSIAEWLLPESGLPASVAAGVVVGRRPSTQAGQLDELIRELARLAITMLFPLLAADVSWAELSPLGWGGVSCVLVLMLVVRPAAVSVATVGLPLDWRQRLFLGWLAPRGIVTAAVASLFAIRLEQAGVLGAGRLQGLVFLTILMTVGLQGLTAQPLAKALGLIDQTPDAVNDASLPAEPSEAAP, from the coding sequence ATGACGCCTGAGCGGCTGGGATTGCTCTGGGGCATCACGGTGTTCGCCGGTGCCGGCGCAAGGCTGTTGGCCGCCCTTTCCGGTCTTCCGGGAGTTGTTCTTCTGCTCCTCTCCGGACTGTTGATAGGACGCTCCGGACTGGGGCTCGTCGAGCCACTGGACCTCGGTATTGGGCTCGAGACCACGGTGGGACTTCTGGTCAGCCTGGTGCTGTTCGACGGCGGTCTGAACCTGCGTCTCCCTGGGGACACCATCAAGGCGACTGTGTTGCGGATTTCTCTGCTGCGTCTGCTGTTGTCACTCGGGGCCGGCGTGCTCGCCGCACACTGGCTGGCGGGACTGGGCTGGTCGGTGGCTGCCGTGTACAGCGCGATCGTGCTGGGCACCGGGCCGACCGTGGTCACGCCGATTGTTCAGCAGATCCGTCTGGCATCGCCGTTGGGGGATGTGCTGGAGGCCGAGGGGCTTGTGCTGGAGCCGGTGGGTGCGGTGTTGGCCCTGTTGTTGCTTGAACTGCTGCTGGGGGATCTGCATGGCTGGCGTGAGCTGGCGATCGGGTTGATGTCGCGGCTTGGGGGCGGGGTGCTCATTGGCCTGGCCGTGGGCTGGCTGCTGTCGGAAGTGCTGCGACGCTTGCCTTCGGAGCATTCCGTGGGGCTGAGGCTTCAACTCACCCTGGGGGTGCTGTTTCTGATGTTCTCGATTGCCGAATGGCTGCTCCCGGAGTCAGGCCTTCCTGCTTCGGTGGCCGCTGGCGTGGTGGTCGGGCGTCGCCCCTCCACCCAGGCAGGTCAGCTGGATGAGTTGATCAGGGAATTGGCCCGGCTTGCGATCACCATGCTCTTCCCGCTCCTGGCAGCGGATGTGTCCTGGGCCGAGCTCAGTCCCCTCGGATGGGGTGGAGTGAGCTGCGTGCTGGTGCTGATGCTCGTGGTTCGCCCAGCGGCCGTCAGCGTGGCCACCGTGGGGCTTCCTCTCGATTGGCGACAGCGCCTCTTCCTGGGATGGCTCGCTCCACGGGGAATCGTGACGGCTGCTGTGGCCTCGCTGTTTGCAATCAGGCTCGAACAGGCCGGTGTGCTCGGCGCTGGACGCCTGCAAGGCCTGGTGTTCCTCACGATCTTGATGACCGTTGGCCTTCAGGGCCTCACGGCTCAGCCCCTTGCCAAGGCTCTCGGTCTGATCGATCAAACGCCCGATGCGGTCAACGACGCTTCGTTGCCTGCGGAACCGTCAGAGGCAGCGCCTTAA
- the gltX gene encoding glutamate--tRNA ligase: protein MVRVRLAPSPTGTLHIGTARTAVFNWLFARNQEGCFLLRIEDTDKERSKPEFTQNILEGLQWLGIDWDGDPVIQSQQAESHRGAIQSLLDKGLAYRCYASEEELDAMRTQQKAANQAPRYDNRHRNLTPEQEAALQAEGREAVIRFRIDEQRDIRWNDLVRGPMLWRGADLGGDMVVARRAPADQIGDPLYNLVVVVDDAAMAISHVIRGEDHIANTAKQLLLYEALSLPVPAFAHAPLILNPEGRKLSKRDGVTSINDFRAMGYTPEALANYMTLLGWSVPEGMNEIFTLNEAAKVFAFDRVNKAGAKFDWDKLNWLNAQILHSWEPPRLLDALSPLWADQGWTIPDTNQWALSLVELLGPSLTLLNDGVDQARPFFVEPALEEDALKQLEQEGAKPCLQELLNTLDAAPWSGDNIDQAQEILKSAASTAGVKKGVLMKSLRAALLGRLQGPDLLTTWSLLAKIDQDRSRLRRCL from the coding sequence ATGGTTCGCGTTCGTCTGGCTCCCAGCCCTACGGGAACCCTCCACATCGGCACGGCGAGGACGGCCGTTTTCAACTGGTTGTTTGCGCGAAACCAAGAGGGTTGCTTCCTGCTGCGCATTGAAGACACCGACAAGGAACGATCCAAGCCGGAATTCACCCAGAACATCCTCGAGGGCCTCCAATGGCTGGGCATTGACTGGGACGGCGACCCGGTCATCCAAAGCCAGCAGGCCGAAAGCCATCGCGGCGCGATTCAAAGTCTTTTGGACAAAGGACTGGCCTACCGCTGCTATGCCAGCGAAGAGGAACTGGATGCCATGCGCACCCAGCAGAAAGCGGCCAACCAGGCACCCCGTTACGACAATCGCCACCGCAATCTCACGCCTGAGCAGGAAGCGGCCCTCCAGGCCGAGGGCCGAGAAGCCGTGATCCGTTTCCGCATCGATGAGCAGCGCGACATTCGTTGGAATGACCTCGTGCGTGGGCCGATGCTTTGGCGTGGTGCCGACCTCGGTGGTGACATGGTGGTGGCCAGGAGGGCTCCCGCCGATCAAATCGGAGATCCGCTTTACAACCTGGTGGTGGTAGTTGACGACGCCGCGATGGCCATCAGCCATGTGATCCGAGGCGAAGACCACATCGCCAATACCGCCAAACAGCTTCTTCTCTATGAGGCGCTCTCCTTGCCGGTTCCGGCATTCGCCCATGCACCCTTGATCCTTAATCCCGAGGGTCGCAAGCTGTCGAAACGGGATGGGGTCACCTCCATCAATGATTTCCGCGCGATGGGTTACACCCCGGAAGCGCTCGCGAACTACATGACCCTGCTGGGCTGGTCGGTACCTGAAGGCATGAATGAGATCTTCACGCTCAACGAAGCCGCCAAGGTCTTCGCTTTCGACCGCGTCAACAAAGCCGGCGCGAAGTTCGATTGGGACAAATTGAACTGGCTGAATGCCCAGATCCTTCACAGCTGGGAGCCGCCCAGGCTTCTGGACGCGCTCTCACCACTCTGGGCCGATCAGGGCTGGACAATTCCTGACACCAACCAATGGGCCCTGTCCTTGGTGGAGCTGCTTGGACCATCACTGACACTGCTGAACGACGGCGTGGATCAGGCCAGACCTTTTTTCGTGGAACCCGCCCTGGAGGAGGACGCCCTCAAACAGCTGGAGCAGGAGGGAGCAAAACCCTGTCTGCAGGAACTTCTGAACACCCTGGACGCGGCCCCCTGGTCTGGCGACAACATCGACCAAGCCCAGGAGATCCTCAAAAGCGCTGCCTCCACTGCAGGCGTGAAGAAAGGGGTCTTGATGAAAAGCCTCAGGGCCGCGCTGTTAGGACGACTGCAGGGCCCCGATCTCCTCACCACCTGGTCTCTTCTGGCCAAGATCGATCAGGATCGGTCCCGCTTAAGGCGCTGCCTCTGA
- a CDS encoding DUF1643 domain-containing protein yields MICWSPDASFSSCGHYRWLLQRALVEPLQAEVPRTLIFVGLNPSRASDHRDDPTLRRLRAFGTRWGYHRLVVINLFARISPSPQALQRCSDPIGAKTDAVLQFWMEDWADHPFWDLWLGWGTRGVLFQRDQAVLATLARCLQRRKAGAGPLTLGTTLSGQPRHPLYVPGDRVPTPWACTVR; encoded by the coding sequence TTGATCTGTTGGTCACCTGACGCATCCTTCAGCAGCTGCGGCCATTACCGCTGGCTGCTGCAACGTGCTCTTGTGGAGCCGTTGCAGGCTGAAGTTCCGCGAACGCTGATCTTTGTGGGTTTGAACCCTTCCCGAGCCAGCGATCATCGCGATGATCCCACCCTGAGACGTCTCAGGGCGTTTGGAACGCGCTGGGGGTATCACCGGCTTGTGGTGATCAATTTGTTCGCGCGGATCTCTCCTTCACCGCAGGCGTTGCAGCGCTGCAGCGATCCGATCGGTGCCAAGACTGATGCGGTTCTTCAGTTCTGGATGGAGGATTGGGCTGACCATCCGTTCTGGGATCTCTGGCTGGGCTGGGGAACCCGAGGTGTCCTGTTTCAGCGGGATCAGGCAGTGCTGGCCACCCTGGCGCGCTGCCTCCAACGCCGTAAGGCCGGGGCTGGCCCTTTGACTCTGGGAACAACGCTCAGCGGACAGCCGCGCCATCCCCTCTATGTTCCAGGGGACCGAGTTCCGACTCCCTGGGCCTGTACGGTTCGCTGA
- the gmk gene encoding guanylate kinase encodes MASSQATARLALLTGPSGVGKGTLVARLQERHPNLWLSVSATTRAPRAGEQNGVHYFFKTRQDFDALVSSGGLLEWAEFAGHCYGTPRLPVEERLDAGTPVLLEIELEGARQVRTSFPEALQIFLAPPSFEELERRIRGRATESADAIQRRLERARTELDAQSEFDAVVVNDDLDTALSELEGLMGLSR; translated from the coding sequence ATGGCATCGTCACAAGCCACTGCCCGGCTCGCGTTGCTCACCGGACCCAGCGGTGTCGGTAAGGGCACGCTGGTCGCACGCTTGCAGGAGCGCCATCCCAATCTGTGGTTATCGGTGTCGGCCACCACACGGGCTCCCCGGGCGGGCGAACAAAACGGTGTGCACTACTTCTTCAAGACACGCCAGGACTTTGATGCTCTGGTCAGTAGTGGTGGTTTGTTGGAGTGGGCTGAATTCGCCGGTCATTGCTACGGCACTCCTCGTCTGCCCGTGGAAGAACGGCTTGATGCAGGAACTCCCGTTCTTCTGGAAATCGAACTTGAGGGCGCCCGCCAGGTAAGAACGAGTTTCCCCGAAGCCCTGCAGATCTTTTTGGCGCCACCGAGTTTCGAGGAGCTGGAACGGCGCATCCGCGGGCGGGCCACTGAATCCGCGGATGCGATTCAACGCCGCTTGGAGAGAGCGCGCACTGAACTGGATGCCCAGTCTGAGTTTGATGCCGTGGTTGTGAATGATGATCTCGACACAGCCCTCTCGGAGCTCGAGGGCTTGATGGGGCTTTCGAGATAA
- the tsaD gene encoding tRNA (adenosine(37)-N6)-threonylcarbamoyltransferase complex transferase subunit TsaD has protein sequence MPKVLALETSCDESAAAVVELCAGRTEVVAHRIASQVEEHAQWGGVVPEIASRRHVEALPHLIGAVLDEAGQTVADMDAVAATVTPGLVGALMVGSVTGRTLAALHGKPFMGVHHLEAHLASVRLASSPPEPPYVVLLVSGGHTELILVAIDGGLQRLGRSHDDAAGEAFDKVARLLGLAYPGGPAIQAAARDGDPKRFPLPKGRVSRPEGGFYPYDFSFSGLKTAMLRQVESLRAQSDALPLEDLAASFEQVVVDVLVERSLRCCLDRSLSTLVMVGGVAANVRLRRHMEQQGRERGVSVHLAPLAYCTDNAAMVGAAALGRLQAGWGESSIRLGVSARWPLEGGGDLYGQDPQF, from the coding sequence ATGCCCAAGGTGCTTGCGCTCGAAACAAGTTGTGACGAGTCGGCCGCAGCTGTTGTGGAGCTCTGTGCCGGCCGAACGGAGGTGGTGGCTCACCGCATCGCCTCTCAGGTGGAGGAGCATGCCCAGTGGGGAGGTGTTGTCCCCGAAATCGCCTCCAGACGCCATGTGGAGGCTCTGCCGCACCTCATCGGCGCGGTGCTGGACGAAGCCGGTCAAACGGTGGCCGACATGGATGCTGTGGCTGCAACCGTGACACCGGGGCTGGTGGGAGCCCTGATGGTGGGTTCGGTGACAGGGCGCACTCTGGCGGCCCTTCATGGCAAGCCCTTCATGGGTGTGCATCACCTGGAGGCGCACCTTGCTTCAGTGCGTCTGGCCTCATCACCCCCCGAGCCTCCCTATGTCGTGCTGTTGGTTAGTGGCGGACATACCGAGCTGATTCTTGTGGCGATCGACGGCGGCCTGCAGCGTCTTGGACGCAGCCATGACGACGCAGCTGGAGAAGCTTTCGATAAAGTGGCCCGTTTGCTGGGGCTGGCCTACCCAGGTGGACCTGCCATCCAGGCTGCTGCCAGAGATGGCGATCCCAAGCGGTTTCCCCTACCCAAAGGACGCGTGTCCCGTCCGGAGGGTGGCTTCTATCCCTACGACTTCTCGTTCAGCGGTCTCAAGACGGCCATGCTTCGGCAGGTGGAAAGCCTGAGGGCTCAAAGTGATGCGCTGCCCCTCGAGGATCTCGCTGCAAGCTTCGAGCAGGTTGTGGTGGATGTGCTGGTGGAGCGCAGCCTGCGGTGCTGTCTTGATCGGAGCCTGTCCACCCTTGTGATGGTGGGCGGGGTGGCTGCGAATGTCAGGCTGCGCAGGCACATGGAGCAGCAAGGGCGGGAGCGTGGGGTTTCCGTTCACCTAGCGCCACTCGCTTACTGCACCGATAACGCGGCGATGGTCGGTGCTGCCGCCTTAGGTCGGCTTCAAGCCGGATGGGGCGAGAGCTCCATCCGGCTTGGGGTTTCAGCCCGCTGGCCCTTGGAGGGCGGAGGAGACCTCTATGGGCAAGATCCACAGTTTTAA
- a CDS encoding hyperconserved protein Hcp, protein MELDLQPGDVVKVLESAALGWVRARVIRVKSGGRVVVQSDQGREFTARGNQVRLIEPAGFRP, encoded by the coding sequence ATGGAGTTGGATCTTCAACCTGGTGATGTGGTCAAGGTGCTCGAATCAGCCGCCCTAGGCTGGGTTCGTGCACGGGTGATTCGTGTCAAATCTGGTGGCCGTGTCGTTGTTCAAAGCGATCAAGGTCGCGAGTTCACCGCCCGCGGCAATCAAGTTCGTTTGATTGAGCCTGCCGGCTTCCGTCCCTAA
- the psaJ gene encoding photosystem I reaction center subunit IX, translated as MQKFLTTAPVVAAIWFTLTAGILIEWNRFFPDLLFHP; from the coding sequence ATGCAGAAATTTCTCACTACGGCACCAGTGGTTGCCGCCATTTGGTTCACACTCACAGCTGGAATCCTGATCGAGTGGAATCGATTTTTCCCCGATCTTCTGTTCCACCCATAA
- a CDS encoding Photosystem I reaction center subunit III, producing MRRLFALALSALLVFGFAPVAKADVAGLTPCAESARFQQRASAATTAQAKARFEMYSQAVCGEDGLPHLIVDGRWDHAGEFMLPGLMFLYIAGCIGWAGREYLKATRGTKEQYTKEIQIDLPLALKSCIAAATWPIAAFGELTSGKLLESDDKITVSPR from the coding sequence ATGCGTCGTCTTTTCGCTCTAGCGCTCTCGGCCCTGCTGGTGTTTGGCTTTGCACCGGTCGCCAAGGCCGATGTTGCAGGCCTGACCCCTTGCGCTGAAAGCGCCCGTTTCCAGCAACGTGCCAGCGCAGCCACCACAGCCCAAGCCAAAGCCAGGTTTGAGATGTACAGCCAAGCCGTGTGTGGTGAGGACGGGCTGCCCCACCTCATCGTTGATGGTCGCTGGGATCATGCCGGCGAATTCATGCTTCCAGGCCTGATGTTTCTCTACATCGCAGGCTGCATTGGCTGGGCTGGCCGTGAATATCTGAAAGCGACCCGCGGAACCAAGGAGCAGTACACCAAGGAGATTCAGATCGACCTCCCCCTGGCGCTGAAATCCTGCATCGCTGCCGCCACATGGCCCATTGCAGCTTTCGGAGAACTCACCAGTGGAAAGCTGCTTGAAAGCGACGACAAGATCACCGTGTCTCCTCGCTGA
- the wecB gene encoding non-hydrolyzing UDP-N-acetylglucosamine 2-epimerase, which produces MAAKPRVTIVLGTRPEAIKLAPVIQEFRACSALETRVVLTGQHREMVTQVMDLFQLTADQDLDLMAPRQTLTHVTCAALQGLRDDFQAFPPQLVLVQGDTTTAFAAALAAFYEQIPVGHVEAGLRTDNLLDPFPEEANRRLISQVAQLHFAPTQRSQANLEASGVVGRAMVTGNTVIDALLRMAERAPELTDLPIDWANQRVILATVHRRENWGDRLRSIAEGMLAVLESHPDTTLLLPLHRNPTVREPLQDLLGGHPRVVLTEPLDYDRLVAAMKGCTLLLTDSGGLQEEAPALGKPVLVLRRTTERPEAVDAGTAKLVGTDSASIAQETARLLDDPAAYDQMARAVNPFGDGLASGRILQAALDLLVT; this is translated from the coding sequence ATGGCGGCCAAGCCTCGCGTCACCATTGTGCTCGGCACTCGGCCGGAAGCCATCAAACTGGCTCCGGTCATCCAGGAATTCCGAGCTTGCTCGGCATTGGAAACCCGCGTTGTGCTCACTGGGCAGCATCGGGAGATGGTGACCCAGGTGATGGATCTTTTCCAGCTCACCGCCGATCAGGATCTCGATCTGATGGCTCCTCGTCAGACGCTGACGCACGTCACTTGTGCAGCATTGCAGGGGCTTCGCGACGATTTTCAAGCCTTCCCTCCGCAACTGGTGTTGGTGCAGGGAGACACCACCACGGCCTTCGCGGCGGCTCTTGCTGCGTTTTATGAGCAGATCCCTGTTGGGCACGTGGAGGCAGGCCTGCGCACTGACAACCTCCTGGATCCCTTCCCTGAAGAAGCCAATCGCAGGCTGATCTCCCAGGTGGCTCAGCTGCATTTCGCTCCGACGCAGCGTTCCCAGGCCAATCTCGAGGCCTCAGGTGTTGTCGGTCGGGCCATGGTCACTGGCAATACGGTGATTGATGCCCTGCTGCGCATGGCTGAGCGCGCCCCTGAGCTCACCGACCTGCCCATCGACTGGGCCAACCAGCGCGTCATCCTGGCCACAGTGCATCGCCGCGAGAACTGGGGGGACCGCCTGCGCAGCATCGCTGAAGGAATGTTGGCGGTGCTGGAGTCCCATCCCGACACCACACTCCTGTTGCCGCTGCACCGGAATCCCACCGTGCGCGAGCCTCTTCAGGATCTGCTTGGTGGCCATCCACGCGTGGTACTCACCGAACCTCTCGATTACGACCGGTTGGTGGCGGCCATGAAAGGTTGCACCCTTCTGTTGACCGATTCCGGTGGCCTGCAGGAAGAGGCTCCCGCCCTCGGTAAGCCTGTTCTTGTGCTCAGGCGCACGACCGAGCGTCCCGAGGCTGTTGATGCTGGAACAGCGAAGCTGGTGGGTACGGACAGCGCATCGATCGCTCAGGAAACAGCCCGTCTCCTCGATGACCCAGCGGCATATGACCAGATGGCCCGTGCGGTCAATCCCTTTGGAGATGGTCTCGCCAGCGGGCGCATCCTCCAGGCCGCCCTTGATCTGTTGGTCACCTGA
- a CDS encoding high light inducible protein, with amino-acid sequence MVVESESQQRQQSQPVDAGELNEWRRGFTPQAEIWNGRLAMLGLSLGLLTLILVRLFSTGLSAS; translated from the coding sequence ATGGTGGTCGAATCCGAGTCCCAGCAACGGCAGCAATCCCAGCCGGTTGATGCGGGTGAGCTCAATGAGTGGCGCCGCGGCTTCACCCCTCAAGCTGAAATCTGGAATGGGCGTCTGGCCATGCTGGGCCTGTCCCTCGGCCTGCTGACGCTCATCCTCGTCAGACTTTTCAGTACGGGACTGTCTGCAAGCTGA